A genomic window from Engraulis encrasicolus isolate BLACKSEA-1 chromosome 14, IST_EnEncr_1.0, whole genome shotgun sequence includes:
- the LOC134462919 gene encoding uncharacterized protein LOC134462919 yields the protein MKDQRATTVAQCIFEEYIRHHGIPESIHTDQGRQFESDLMKELCVLLKIEKTRTSPYHAQSDGMVERFNRTLKDQLAKYLSQTGGEWVQYLPQVELAYNSSVHCSTGFSPFFLAHGREPHLPLHLAVNWGPTATSATPGTPAAYVKDVTSRLSLALREAAQRSAAAKLQQKRQYDKQVVFHPHEVGDYVLLDDPAQRMNKLAARWKGPFVILKRFDKGDSIGVTYEITDPTKPESRKWVVHHNRLKVYKGRLSDGSSHNAESPEADGGNLVPAPNQSTLTALSGALPYRPTVSAPHRTTPHTAPQTQSVSAPHRTTPHTAPQTQSVSAPHRTTPHTAPQTQSVSAPHCTTPQVQRPVPITDTEGGPQVHFCSDPLPVVDVDTDSAISPRRLPPPVTTCSGRLVRPPDRYGSSA from the coding sequence ATGAAAGATCAGCGTGCCACTACTGTAGCACAGTGTATTTTTGAGGAGTACATTAGGCATCACGGCATTCCGGAGTCCATTCACACAGACCAGGGTCGACAGTTTGAATCTGATTTAATGAAAGAGCTTTGTGTATTACTCAAGATTGAGAAAACCCGTACATCCCCTTACCACGCTCAGTCTGATGGTATGGTGGAACGCTTTAATAGAACCCTCAAGGACCAACTAGCCAAATATTTGTCACAGACAGGGGGGGAATGGGTTCAGTACTTACCTCAGGTAGAACTGGCATACAATAGCAGTGTCCATTGTAGTACAGGATTTTCTCCCTTTTTCCTGGCCCATGGTAGGGAGCCACATCTACCTTTACACCTTGCAGTAAACTGGGGTCCTACAGCCACATCTGCTAccccaggtacacctgcagcgtATGTCAAAGATGTTACCTCCCGTCTTTCTCTCGCCCTTAGGGAAGCTGCCCAGAGGTCGGCTGCTGCTAAACTCCAACAGAAGCGGCAGTATGATAAACAGGTGGTGTTTCACCCTCATGAGGTGGGGGACTATGTGTTATTAGATGACCCAGCACAACGGATGAACAAGTTAGCGGCTAGATGGAAGGGGCCATTTGTCATACTGAAACGATTTGATAAGGGGGATAGTATTGGTGTGACTTACGAGATCACTGATCCAACGAAACCAGAATCCAGGAAATGGGTGGTGCATCACAATAGGCTGAAGGTCTATAAGGGAAGGTTGTCAGATGGGTCATCTCATAATGCAGAATCTCCAGAGGCAGATGGTGGTAACCTAGTACCTGCTCCTAATCAGTCAACCCTCACAGCACTGTCGGGGGCTTTACCCTATCGGCCCACGGTTtctgcaccacaccgcaccacaccacacactgctccacagACTCAGTCGGTctctgcaccacaccgcaccacaccacacactgctccacagACTCAGTCGGTctctgcaccacaccgcaccacaccacacactgctccacagACTCAGTCGGTCtctgcaccacactgcaccacaccacaggtTCAGAGGCCAGTGCCTATTACTGATACTGAAGGGGGTCCTCAGGTTCATTTTTGTTCTGACCCGTTACCTGTTGTGGATGTGGACACTGATTCTGCGATCTCACCTAGGCGGTTGCCGCCTCCTGTAACCACCTGTAGTGGCCGTCTAGTACGACCACCCGATAGGTATGGGTCCAGTGCTTAA
- the LOC134463357 gene encoding uncharacterized protein LOC134463357, producing MSEGEDNPVVSTVDRPVPQAAASRANANAPAISSGQALAADRDLTVRRIVHYKVELPPCFHGDGKDKDSFSLWKSRLELSVKACSDYQQQDLATILPTRLSGDALAYWLSLAEEEKADYDKSIAKLNEVFGRKQFLLHFQTFVNARQRLVKEPLEVFAAEITRLVLEAFPDYGAPAIAMERFRRFVAGLDLTLQAKCHEHGATTLEEALVIAGKWERAQEALKLSAPAGPQSLTLPVAATSTETVSAMVSTQHDAAPHSAAPELAAAVQELSADVRALRLEVDRLQRRTDHDYRGRAERDGAWQRPSRERERSWRSPSSSPDRHSAYRSHHSSHEGGYYARHRSSPGRRGRGYSPASPSRAPRSSSGQDQYRRPSPGYRRNSSPAPSYPGRWEHRPPHASSTMGRDERRSPSRYSYRPPSRERGQHVSFGDEDTIYQGNGR from the coding sequence ATGTCAGAGGGTGAAGATAACCCGGTCGTGAGCACAGTTGATCGTCCTGTCCCTCAGGCGGCGGCGTCTCGCGCTAACGCTAATGCCCCTGCTATTAGCTCTGGCCAAGCACTGGCTGCCGACCGTGACCTTACGGTGAGAAGAATAGTTCATTATAAAGTCGAGCTGCCGCCGTGTTTCCACGGTGATGGCAAGGATAAGGACAGTTTTTCGCTTTGGAAGTCGCGACTCGAACTGTCTGTGAAAGCCTGCTCCGATTACCAACAACAGGATCTTGCCACCATACTGCCTACTCGGCTGAGTGGGGATGCGTTGGCATATTGGCTATCTTTGGCTGAGGAAGAGAAGGCTGATTATGACAAAAGTATTGCGAAGCTGAATGAGGTTTTTGGCAGGAAACaatttttgttacattttcaaaCGTTCGTCAATGCCAGACAACGGTTGGTTAAAGAGCCCTTAGAAGTGTTTGCTGCTGAAATCACCAGGCTAGTGCTCGAGGCGTTTCCAGATTATGGCGCGCCAGCCATTGCGATGGAGCGATTCAGACGGTTCGTGGCTGGCTTAGATCTCACTCTTCAGGCAAAATGTCATGAGCATGGGGCCACTACGCTGGAGGAAGCATTGGTCATTGCCGGCAAGTGGGAGAGGGCTCAGGAAGCTTTGAAGCTCTCGGCCCCAGCTGGCCCTCAGTCACTTACCCTCCCGGTGGCTGCCACATCAACGGAGACAGTTTCTGCCATGGTGTCAACTCAGCATGATGCCGCGCCGCACAGTGCAGCACCTGAGTTGGCAGCTGCTGTTCAGGAGCTGTCAGCTGATGTGCGTGCACTTCGACTGGAGGTGGATCGGCTGCAGCGAAGGACGGACCATGACTACAGAGGACGGGCTGAGCGTGACGGAGCGTGGCAGAGgccttcgagagagagagagagatcctggcGTTCGCCATCGTCGTCTCCAGATCGCCACTCTGCATACCGGTCTCATCACTCATCCCATGAGGGGGGCTATTACGCCCGCCACAGATCTTCGCCAGGTCGACGGGGCCGTGGCTACTCACCTGCTTCACCGTCCCGGGCTCCTAGATCATCGAGCGGCCAGGACCAGTATCGGCGCCCCAGCCCCGGTTACCGGCGCAACTCCAGCCCAGCGCCCAGCTATCCAGGCCGGTGGGAGCACCGTCCTCCACACGCTTCATCCACGATGGGGAGAGATGAGCGGCGATCACCAAGCCGGTACTCCTATCGCCCCCCGTCCAGAGAGAGAGGTCAGCACGTGAGCTTTGGCGACGAGGACACCATCTACCAGGGAAACGGCCGCTAG